In Hevea brasiliensis isolate MT/VB/25A 57/8 chromosome 13, ASM3005281v1, whole genome shotgun sequence, a single genomic region encodes these proteins:
- the LOC110649934 gene encoding purple acid phosphatase 17 → MAALFISNSFVLTCCLVILTSMLFSSYAELLRFQHPPKSPHGSLSFLVLGDWGRRGAFNQSLVALQMGRIGEKLDIDFVVSTGDNFYENGLKSEQDHAFQESFTKIYTAKSLQKQWYSVLGNHDYRGNAEAQLSPHLRNLDSRWLCLRSFIVDAELAEIFFVDTTPFVDVYFSDGEGHSYDWKGIPSRKSYIANLIKDLELALRESYAKWKIVIGHHAIRSIGHHGDTQELVDKLLPVLMANNVDFYMNGHDHCLEHISDTKSPIQFLTSGAGSKAWRGDLKELNREGLKFFYDGQGFMSVQLTQTEAEIAFYDVFGNILHRWTTTKLLYQSL, encoded by the exons ATGGCAGCCCTCTTTATCAGCAACTCATTTGTGCTCACATGCTGCCTTGTAATTTTAACCTCTATGCTCTTCTCCTCATATGCTGAGCTTCTACGATTTCAACACCCTCCAAAATCTCCTCATGGGTCTCTTAGCTTTTTGGTCCTTGGTGATTGGGGTAGACGAGGTGCTTTCAACCAGTCTCTTGTTGCTCTTCAG ATGGGAAGGATTGGAGAGAAGCTGGACATAGATTTTGTAGTATCAACAGGGGATAATTTCTATGAAAATGGATTGAAAAGTGAACAAGACCATGCATTTCAAGAATCTTTTACTAAAATCTACACTGCTAAAAGCCTCCAGAAGCAGTGGTACAGCG TTCTGGGTAACCATGATTATAGAGGCAATGCAGAAGCACAATTGAGTCCTCACCTTAGAAACCTTGATAGCAGATGGCTTTGTTTAAGATCTTTCATTGTAGATGCTG AATTGGCTGAAATATTCTTTGTGGACACCACTCCTTTTGTCGATGTCTACTTCAGTGATGGAGAGGGCCATAGTTACGACTGGAAGGGCATCCCCTCTCGCAAGTCTTACATTGCAAATCTAATAAAg GATCTAGAATTGGCATTGAGGGAATCATATGCCAAATGGAAGATCGTTATTGGTCATCATGCAATCAGAAGCATTGGACATCATGGGGACACCCAAGAACTCGTAGATAAGCTTCTTCCAGTACTCATGGCCAACAATGTTGATTTTTACATGAATGGACATGACCATTGCCTTGAACATATCAGTGACACAAAGAG TCCAATACAATTTCTGACAAGTGGAGCGGGGTCTAAAGCTTGGAGGGGAGACCTTAAAGAATTGAACAGAGAAGGTCTAAAATTTTTCTACGATGGCCAAGGTTTTATGTCAGTGCAGTTGACTCAAACTGAAGCAGAGATTGCATTCTATGATGTTTTTGGTAATATTTTGCATAGATGGACCACAACCAAGTTGCTTTACCAATCGCTATAA